The nucleotide window AAGTAGAGTCTGAGCCAGAGGTAGCATTGCCATCCATTGAAGAGCAGCGCGAAATTGCCGCAGAGCTAAAACGACTAGAGGCAGAAGGCAAGCTGACGCCAGAAGTACTTGAGCAGTACTTTGGTAAGTTTAATAAAGATAACCAGACACCTATTCACTAGGCTTTACTCCCTACTTAAATACCCCTCGTGATAGTGAGTTGTCACGAGGTTTTTATAGCCTGTCACAGCTTCCTTTTCTTTTAAGTTTATTTTAACTATTACTGGGTTAATTTTAACTATCCAATGTCTACACCGCCAACGTAGACTACGAATGTGATTCGTGCGTTATATGAATCTGATAAATACAATTTGAAGTGTTTAATAAATCATTATTAGTAACTGAGAGGATTGCTCATAATCCAAGTGGTTATCTACATAAATTGAGATATCGCAAACTAGTTTAGGTATTTTGTGAGTAAAGCATGAACGATGGTTTAAAAAACTAATCGCATATCTACTCATACGGGATAGTAAGCGCTGACGGCTAACCCCTTAGCCACTAAGACAAAAATCACAATGATTGCTGGAGTATTCAAAGATTGCACGTTGATGGAAATGTGTAATCTTAAAGCATTCTCATTAGTGAGAATACTCTCTAACTATTGGAATGGATGGCGTTATATTGCGTTTCTTGTGGTTTGTGGAAGTCACGTGTTTTAAATCCTCTGTTATACTTTCAGTCAAGGTGCGTAGATGAGTTTCATACAAGGAGTTAGACATGCCTGACGATAAGGACATCACCCACCATGCTATCTTGCTTGCGGGTAATAGCCTGCAATCTAACTTACTCAAGGACTCAATTGAGCAAAAAGTAGCGCTTGAAATTCGCTTAGTGTCACCAGAAACACTTTACAGAAATCGTGATGAGACGCTAGGTAGCGATACTGACTACATTATTATTGACTATGCCACGATAGGAAGTAGCAATGCGTCTAAGTATCTTGAGGTCATCGAAGGAGTGGAAAACTATACGCAAGAGATATTGCTTAATGCACCAACAAACCTAGCTCACGCTGAAATGTTGAAGTGGCAAAATTTAGTAGGTGTATTTTATGATACAGACACTATTGAAACTTTAGTGTCTGGTTTTGGCCGAATCCTAGCGGGTGAGCTTTGGATGAGCCGTAAGCTTGTTTACGAGTATGTTCATTTCTATCGTCGTCGTCAGTGTGCGAAAACCAGCCCTTACTACACTCGTCTTACGAAGCGTGAACAGCAGATTATTAAATTACTCGGTGATGGTGCATCAAACGTGGAGATAGCTGAGGCGCTGTTTGTGAGTGAAAACACCGTGAAAGCGCAT belongs to Vibrio sp. 10N and includes:
- a CDS encoding restriction endonuclease subunit S, producing the protein MSDFEKELEQMASQVESEPEVALPSIEEQREIAAELKRLEAEGKLTPEVLEQYFGKFNKDNQTPIH
- a CDS encoding LuxR C-terminal-related transcriptional regulator, whose translation is MPDDKDITHHAILLAGNSLQSNLLKDSIEQKVALEIRLVSPETLYRNRDETLGSDTDYIIIDYATIGSSNASKYLEVIEGVENYTQEILLNAPTNLAHAEMLKWQNLVGVFYDTDTIETLVSGFGRILAGELWMSRKLVYEYVHFYRRRQCAKTSPYYTRLTKREQQIIKLLGDGASNVEIAEALFVSENTVKAHLHNAFKKIKVKNRLQALLWVKNNVASSEFVQ